A window of Cryptomeria japonica chromosome 3, Sugi_1.0, whole genome shotgun sequence contains these coding sequences:
- the LOC131033821 gene encoding peamaclein, producing MEMKRAICFCFLLALFLALSSLQTAATEAVGYAPTVAPAVAPAPKLSGKECGDKCEVRCKNNRGYHKMCLKMCNVCCQSCNCVPSGQAGNKDECPCYRDRKNNKGKSKCP from the exons ATGGAGATGAAGAGAGCAATATGCTTCTGCTTTTTGTTGGCTCTTTTCCTCGCTCTTTCTTCATTACAA ACTGCAGCAACAGAAGCTGTAGGTTACGCCCCAACGGTGGCCCCAGCGGTCGCCCCTGCACCAAAACTATCAGGAAAAG AGTGTGGTGATAAATGCGAGGTGAGGTGCAAGAATAATCGTGGGTACCACAAAATGTGCTTAAAAATGTGCAACGTTTGCTGTCAATCCTGCAACTGTGTTCCCAGCGGGCAGGCTGGTAATAAGGATGAATGCCCATGTTACAGAGACAGGAAGAACAACAAAGGCAAATCCAAGTGCCCATGA